In Sphaerospermopsis torques-reginae ITEP-024, the genomic window TACAAGATTCATACCAGGTTTGGTCCTGGGTTGTTGGAATCTGCATATCAAGTGGTTCTTAAATATGAGTTGGAAAAGCGGGGATTAAGGGTAGAGGCGGAAAAAGTCATACCTTTAGTTTATGATGGTGTACATCTGGGTGATGGTTTTCGAGCAGATTTGATTGTGGAAAATAAGGTGATTGTTGAACTAAAGTCTGTGGAAAATATACATCCTGTACACAAAAAGCAACTTTTCACTTACCTTGTTGTAGCTGATAAACGTCTCGGTTTACTGATCAACTTCGGTGCATCCCTGATCAAAGACGGAATCTGCCGCGTTGTCAATAACTTGTAAAATCACACCAAAGACACAAAGACTTCTTACCTTTGCGTCTTTGCGTGAGCTTTTATTCCGGTAATTTATACTGCGCTACGATCCGCTTGGCAAACTCCGGTATATGATCTTCTAATTTCTCTGGATGATTCCGCATAACATATAAGTAGTTTCTCGTAAAGTGGGAATCCATTGAAAATTTACCATATTCCAGTCCTTGTGGTCCGATTTTATCTATGACGACTCCCATTAATTTCGCTACCCACATCGGTAAGGTGACGGCTTTATCGTAGGCTTCTATTCCTTGTTGTACGGCGGCTTTTCTGTCTCCTTTGGACATCACCGGTTGGGTGTGGAGTTGGTCTTTGACGAGTTCTAGCATTTCTTTGCCGGTATCATTTCTCACTACTATCCATTGCCAGTTGAAGGGTGCGCCCATGTATCCCACTACTATGTCTGCTAGGGAGTTGACGTAATCAAAGCAACTCATACATGATGGGGCGAAGATGTCTTTAAGTACGTTGGTTTTGAGGCCAAAGAAGGGTACTTTTTCTTCTG contains:
- a CDS encoding GxxExxY protein, translating into MNENEIGKEVVDAAYKIHTRFGPGLLESAYQVVLKYELEKRGLRVEAEKVIPLVYDGVHLGDGFRADLIVENKVIVELKSVENIHPVHKKQLFTYLVVADKRLGLLINFGASLIKDGICRVVNNL